In a single window of the Nodularia spumigena CCY9414 genome:
- the tyrA gene encoding bifunctional chorismate mutase/prephenate dehydrogenase, whose protein sequence is MIPDKLQKSNQILKPESTLVNHPQSQNITIIGGLGRMGKLFREQLSSVGNNVSVLEHEDWMYADKLLSQAELVLVSVPIERTVEVIKRASQYLSPNTALCDITSIKTQSTQAMLEHHSGPVMGLHPMFGPNIKSFLGQKVVVCPGRNDDSFQWLLNLIKNQGGELITCTPEEHDQMMVIVQATQHFSRFSLGVFLTEAEIDIERSLSMSTPSYRQEIEILQRLFAQNPNLCVDIILATEERCQAINSLANTYSRLAMLVAKKDRAALIQEFENAQEFLGAKNNYLVESLNGFPEKEN, encoded by the coding sequence ATGATCCCAGATAAGCTTCAAAAAAGCAACCAAATACTCAAGCCTGAGTCTACATTAGTAAATCATCCCCAAAGCCAAAACATTACCATTATCGGTGGACTTGGCCGGATGGGAAAATTATTTAGAGAGCAACTTTCATCTGTCGGTAACAATGTTAGTGTTCTCGAACATGAGGATTGGATGTATGCAGATAAACTACTAAGTCAGGCAGAATTAGTCTTAGTTAGTGTTCCCATTGAACGGACTGTTGAGGTTATTAAGCGTGCATCTCAATACCTGTCCCCAAATACAGCATTGTGCGATATTACGAGTATCAAAACCCAGTCTACTCAAGCAATGCTGGAACACCATTCAGGCCCCGTAATGGGACTACATCCTATGTTTGGTCCTAATATTAAATCGTTCTTGGGACAAAAAGTAGTAGTATGTCCAGGTAGAAACGATGATTCATTTCAATGGTTATTAAACTTAATTAAAAATCAGGGTGGAGAACTTATAACTTGCACTCCTGAAGAACATGACCAAATGATGGTAATTGTTCAAGCAACGCAGCATTTTTCTAGATTTAGTCTTGGTGTTTTCTTAACAGAAGCTGAAATCGACATAGAACGTAGTTTATCTATGTCAACACCTAGCTATCGTCAAGAAATTGAAATTCTCCAGCGTTTGTTTGCCCAAAACCCGAATTTATGTGTTGATATCATCCTCGCTACAGAAGAGCGATGTCAAGCAATTAACTCTTTAGCTAATACCTACAGCCGCTTGGCAATGCTGGTGGCAAAAAAAGACCGCGCTGCATTAATTCAAGAATTTGAAAATGCTCAAGAATTTCTGGGGGCAAAAAATAACTATTTGGTTGAGTCTTTAAATGGTTTTCCTGAAAAAGAGAATTAA
- the eboC gene encoding UbiA-like protein EboC (EboC, a homolog the polyprenyltransferase UbiA, belongs to system of proteins involved in the trafficking of precursor metabolites to an extracytoplasmic compartment so that the biosynthesis of certain natural products, such as scytonemin, can be completed.) translates to MNTAILKPHRLWAYLQLMRPANIVTAWADILAGFAASEYIVITNQATAWEMNLIPLAWLLLATTGLYGGGIVFNDVFDTELDTQERPERPIPSGRASRRGATLLGSWLLSIGIVAASQVSWLSAILALGIAVAALFYDAFGKHHPIFGPVNMGICRGGNLLLGVSVLPTMVGEYWFLALIPIVYIAAITLLSRGEVHGAKLSTGVVALSLIVIVISGLLGLGLFTNYQLLTASPFLIFFTIQVLLPFIKALREPTPEKIRFAVKAGILSLIILDTTIAGGFAGLSSGLVVLSLLPISLKLAHVFAVT, encoded by the coding sequence ATGAACACCGCAATATTAAAACCCCATCGCCTGTGGGCATATTTACAATTAATGCGCCCAGCCAACATTGTCACCGCCTGGGCAGATATCCTAGCAGGCTTTGCAGCTTCCGAGTATATTGTCATCACCAATCAAGCTACCGCCTGGGAGATGAATCTTATCCCCCTAGCATGGTTGCTACTCGCCACCACCGGCTTATATGGCGGAGGTATCGTATTTAATGATGTATTTGATACAGAACTAGACACTCAAGAACGACCAGAACGGCCTATTCCCAGTGGTAGGGCATCTCGTAGGGGAGCAACCTTACTAGGAAGTTGGCTTTTGAGTATAGGTATAGTAGCAGCTTCTCAAGTCTCTTGGTTGAGCGCCATTCTAGCCCTTGGCATCGCTGTAGCCGCCTTATTTTATGATGCTTTCGGGAAACATCATCCCATTTTTGGCCCTGTCAATATGGGGATTTGTCGTGGAGGTAACTTATTATTAGGCGTGAGTGTCTTACCAACAATGGTAGGAGAATATTGGTTTTTAGCCTTGATTCCCATAGTTTACATTGCGGCTATCACTCTCCTGAGTCGAGGTGAAGTACATGGAGCCAAGCTGAGTACTGGGGTAGTAGCACTATCACTGATTGTCATAGTCATCTCAGGACTTTTAGGGCTGGGACTGTTCACAAACTATCAACTCTTAACAGCATCACCATTTCTGATATTTTTCACAATTCAAGTTTTGCTACCGTTTATCAAAGCTTTACGCGAACCAACCCCAGAAAAGATCCGCTTCGCAGTTAAGGCTGGTATACTATCACTAATAATTTTAGATACGACTATTGCTGGGGGTTTTGCGGGTTTGTCATCTGGGTTAGTAGTGTTGAGCCTGCTGCCGATTTCTCTGAAACTGGCACACGTCTTTGCAGTGACTTAA
- a CDS encoding glycosyltransferase family 4 protein yields MYILIYSYNYYPEPIGIAPLMTELAEGLVEQGHKVRVITGMPNYPQRQIYDGYQGKWYLTEQKNGVTIQRSYLRIKSKPNLLDRLLLELSFVFTSLPQALKGPQPDVILLTVPPLLVSLPAALLGWLYNCPVVLNVQDILPEAAIRIGLLKNKWMIRVLTFLEKFAYRNAHTISVISEGFRENLVNKGVPTQKIVCIPNWVNINFIRPLAKKNNSWRTEHQLGGKFIVLYSGNIALTQGLETVVETAVRLRHIQEIVFVIVGESKALQRLQKHCHSCGADNVLLLPLQPREKLPQMLAAANVGLIVQKRNVISFNMPSKIPLLLASGRPIVGSVPKTGTAAQAIQLSGGGIVVDPESPDALADAVQKLYENPTLAAQLGEKGRNFAVDNYSFEQALQGYEDLFCHVTSQRESTLKVIPKLSSKKSLLGN; encoded by the coding sequence ATGTACATTTTGATTTATTCTTACAACTATTATCCAGAGCCAATTGGCATTGCGCCTTTAATGACTGAATTAGCCGAAGGGCTGGTAGAGCAAGGTCATAAAGTACGGGTAATTACAGGAATGCCCAATTATCCCCAGCGCCAAATTTACGATGGATATCAAGGTAAATGGTACTTAACCGAACAAAAAAACGGTGTCACGATTCAGCGAAGTTACCTACGAATTAAGTCCAAACCTAACCTTCTTGATCGGTTATTGCTAGAGTTGAGCTTTGTCTTCACGAGTTTGCCACAAGCCCTGAAAGGGCCGCAACCAGACGTGATTCTGTTAACAGTTCCACCGCTACTGGTTTCTTTACCAGCCGCCTTACTCGGTTGGCTATACAATTGCCCAGTAGTCCTGAATGTCCAAGATATTCTTCCAGAAGCTGCTATACGCATCGGGCTGCTGAAAAACAAGTGGATGATCCGAGTGCTAACATTCCTAGAAAAATTTGCCTATCGGAATGCACACACTATTAGCGTCATTAGTGAAGGGTTTAGAGAGAATTTAGTTAATAAGGGAGTCCCTACTCAAAAAATAGTTTGCATTCCCAATTGGGTAAACATAAATTTCATCCGCCCTTTAGCAAAGAAAAATAACTCTTGGAGAACAGAACATCAACTAGGTGGTAAATTTATCGTACTTTATTCAGGCAACATTGCCCTGACACAAGGACTAGAAACAGTAGTAGAAACAGCAGTTCGCTTGCGTCATATTCAAGAAATTGTCTTTGTGATTGTCGGCGAATCTAAAGCATTACAAAGATTGCAGAAACATTGTCACAGTTGTGGTGCAGATAATGTATTATTACTACCCTTGCAACCCAGAGAAAAACTCCCGCAAATGTTGGCAGCAGCTAATGTAGGGTTAATTGTGCAGAAGCGCAACGTGATTTCATTTAATATGCCTTCAAAAATACCATTGCTATTGGCCAGTGGTAGACCCATAGTCGGTTCAGTCCCCAAAACTGGCACTGCGGCTCAAGCAATTCAACTCAGTGGTGGTGGTATAGTGGTAGATCCAGAATCACCTGATGCTTTGGCAGATGCAGTGCAAAAATTATATGAAAATCCGACACTAGCAGCGCAGCTAGGTGAAAAAGGGAGAAACTTTGCCGTAGACAACTATTCCTTTGAACAAGCCCTGCAAGGCTACGAAGACCTATTTTGTCATGTAACATCACAAAGAGAATCAACTTTAAAAGTCATCCCCAAATTGAGTTCTAAAAAATCACTTTTGGGAAATTGA
- a CDS encoding DsbA family oxidoreductase: MLIDIFHDTVCPWCRIGKKHLFDALAQWEEEAVNIRWHPFLLDNTIPSEGYEFRSFMQKRKGISSAQLQQIFDYTRQAGEVAGVQLNFDKIRLAVNTQLAHKLIALAPVKIRNDIVEAIYQAYFENGLNIGDIEVLVAIGKNHQMDENNLRLKLTANHAVDAVMAESTFARLNGIHSVPFFIFNNQVRVDGSQSVNVFLEALNRAKFIEVLTKQW, from the coding sequence ATGCTGATTGACATCTTTCATGATACTGTTTGTCCCTGGTGTCGAATCGGAAAAAAGCATCTTTTTGATGCACTGGCACAATGGGAAGAAGAAGCGGTAAATATTCGCTGGCATCCTTTTTTACTAGATAATACTATTCCTTCAGAGGGATATGAATTTCGTAGCTTCATGCAAAAAAGAAAAGGAATTAGTTCAGCACAACTTCAGCAAATATTTGATTATACGCGACAAGCAGGTGAGGTGGCTGGAGTGCAGCTAAATTTTGACAAAATCCGTTTGGCTGTTAATACTCAACTTGCTCACAAACTGATTGCACTCGCACCTGTAAAAATCAGAAACGACATCGTAGAAGCAATTTATCAAGCTTACTTTGAAAATGGGTTGAATATCGGTGATATTGAAGTCCTAGTTGCTATTGGGAAAAATCACCAAATGGATGAAAACAACTTGCGACTAAAATTGACTGCTAATCATGCTGTTGACGCAGTTATGGCTGAATCCACATTTGCTCGGTTAAATGGCATTCATAGCGTGCCGTTTTTCATCTTCAATAACCAAGTCAGAGTAGATGGTTCTCAGTCAGTTAATGTATTTCTGGAAGCTCTAAATCGGGCTAAATTTATAGAAGTCTTAACAAAACAATGGTAA
- a CDS encoding alkaline phosphatase family protein, protein MKKTVILNIVGLTPNLIGEHTPFLSHWSKQGKITPIDPVLPAVTCTAQATYLTGKLPKDHGIVGNGWYFRDECEVKFWRQSNKLIQGPKIWEIAKEIDPSFTCANLFWWYNMYSSVDYAITPRPMYPADGRKIPDIYTQPGELRLSVQKHLGQFPLFNFWGPNTSIRATQWIAESAKWMEKDCNPTLTLVYLPHLDYCLQKYGADVNKIAEDLQEIDAVCGDLIQYYENRGVQVIVLSEYGITSVTKPIHLNRMLRENGLLSVREELGREILDAGASKAFAVVDHQIAHVYVNDPFYISKVRSLLEETPGIAYVLDETNKSDAHLNHSRSGELVALAQPDTWFTYYYWLDDHRAPDFARTVDIHRKPGYDPVELFLDPQIKFPKLKIAGKLLKKQLGFRYLMDVIPLDANLVRGSHGCIPPSPNEGPLLITQQTDLLDSSSIKAIDVCQLILRHLTENSDN, encoded by the coding sequence ATGAAAAAAACTGTAATTCTGAACATAGTAGGATTAACACCCAACCTAATAGGTGAGCATACCCCCTTCCTTTCCCATTGGTCAAAACAAGGAAAAATAACACCCATAGACCCCGTATTACCCGCAGTTACCTGTACAGCACAAGCCACCTACCTCACAGGAAAACTACCTAAAGATCATGGAATAGTTGGTAATGGTTGGTACTTCCGAGACGAGTGTGAAGTTAAATTTTGGAGACAATCCAACAAACTCATACAAGGGCCCAAAATTTGGGAAATAGCCAAAGAAATAGATCCTAGCTTTACCTGCGCCAACTTATTTTGGTGGTATAATATGTACTCCTCAGTAGATTATGCCATCACTCCCCGACCGATGTATCCAGCCGATGGGAGAAAAATCCCGGATATATATACGCAACCGGGAGAATTGCGTTTATCAGTGCAAAAACACTTAGGTCAGTTTCCTCTTTTCAACTTCTGGGGACCTAACACATCAATTCGGGCTACCCAATGGATTGCAGAATCAGCCAAGTGGATGGAAAAAGACTGTAACCCCACGCTGACACTGGTTTATCTCCCACATCTTGACTACTGCTTACAAAAATATGGTGCTGATGTCAACAAAATAGCAGAGGATTTACAAGAAATTGATGCAGTTTGTGGCGATTTGATTCAATACTATGAAAATCGTGGCGTTCAAGTTATCGTGTTGTCAGAATATGGGATTACATCAGTCACAAAACCCATCCATTTAAATCGGATGCTGCGAGAAAATGGTTTGCTGAGTGTGCGCGAAGAACTGGGAAGAGAAATTTTAGATGCTGGTGCGAGTAAAGCCTTTGCAGTTGTTGATCATCAAATTGCTCATGTTTATGTTAATGATCCATTTTATATTTCCAAAGTGCGATCGCTTCTAGAAGAAACCCCAGGAATTGCTTATGTATTAGATGAAACTAACAAGTCAGATGCACATCTGAATCATTCTAGATCGGGAGAATTGGTAGCACTAGCTCAACCAGATACGTGGTTTACTTATTATTACTGGCTAGATGACCACCGCGCCCCTGATTTTGCCAGAACAGTAGATATTCATCGTAAACCAGGTTACGACCCTGTAGAACTGTTTCTCGACCCGCAAATTAAATTTCCTAAGTTGAAAATTGCTGGAAAACTGTTAAAGAAACAACTTGGTTTTCGCTACTTGATGGATGTGATTCCTTTAGATGCTAACTTAGTACGTGGATCTCACGGTTGTATTCCACCTTCTCCCAATGAAGGACCTTTATTGATTACTCAACAAACTGACTTGCTTGACTCTTCATCAATAAAAGCCATTGATGTTTGCCAATTAATCCTCAGACACCTCACTGAAAATAGCGACAATTAA
- a CDS encoding 3-dehydroquinate synthase yields MVIHFPQKTVSDRQSINQSVSVSFNYEVYFTKNLFDLRNPTLAQVITADGETKPKKIVAVVDAGLLQFQPTLIQQLETYSKFYAETLNLAVEPIIVPGGEVAKNDHGLVEQIHQIVNTAGLCRHSYLLAIGGGAVLDLVGYAAATAHRGIRLIRIPTTVLAQNDSGVGVKNGINAFGKKNFLGTFAPPYAVINDSAFLTTLDERDWRSGIAEALKVALIKDADFFDFIHTQSSALVHREMESMQQLIYRCAQLHLEHIAKSGDAFEMGSSRPLDFGHWAAHKLEHLTNYSLRHGEAVAIGIALDSTYSYLLGMLCLSDLQKILNTLNALGFTLYVPELAEQLSHPEHPDCLFRGLTEFREHLGGKLTLTLLQGIGKGVEVHEVDLSLYKQAILQLQVFFKSQ; encoded by the coding sequence ATGGTAATACATTTTCCCCAAAAAACCGTATCTGATCGGCAATCAATAAATCAAAGTGTCTCAGTTAGCTTCAACTATGAAGTTTACTTCACCAAAAATTTATTTGATTTAAGAAATCCCACCTTAGCCCAAGTAATTACAGCCGATGGAGAAACAAAACCAAAGAAAATAGTCGCAGTTGTAGATGCAGGATTATTACAATTTCAACCCACATTAATTCAGCAATTAGAAACCTACAGCAAATTTTATGCAGAAACATTAAATCTCGCTGTGGAACCGATAATAGTTCCCGGTGGCGAAGTTGCAAAAAATGATCACGGGTTAGTAGAGCAAATTCATCAAATAGTTAATACAGCAGGTTTATGTCGCCACTCCTACTTGTTGGCTATTGGCGGTGGTGCTGTATTGGATTTAGTAGGATATGCAGCCGCTACTGCTCATCGAGGAATTCGCTTAATTCGGATTCCCACAACAGTATTAGCACAAAATGATTCCGGTGTGGGGGTAAAAAACGGCATTAATGCCTTTGGTAAAAAGAATTTTCTCGGCACTTTTGCGCCACCTTATGCAGTGATTAATGACTCTGCTTTCTTAACAACTTTAGATGAGCGTGACTGGCGTTCTGGAATTGCAGAAGCGCTGAAGGTAGCACTGATTAAAGATGCTGATTTCTTTGATTTTATCCACACCCAAAGCAGCGCACTCGTTCATCGAGAAATGGAGAGTATGCAACAGCTAATATATCGTTGCGCTCAATTACACTTAGAACATATTGCTAAGAGTGGTGATGCTTTTGAAATGGGTTCATCTCGTCCCCTAGATTTTGGACATTGGGCGGCTCATAAATTAGAGCATTTAACTAATTATAGTTTACGTCATGGGGAAGCTGTCGCCATTGGTATTGCTTTGGATAGCACTTATTCCTATCTTCTAGGAATGCTGTGTTTGTCAGATTTGCAAAAAATATTAAATACACTTAATGCACTGGGTTTTACTTTGTATGTACCAGAATTAGCCGAACAATTATCACACCCAGAACATCCTGATTGTTTATTTCGTGGTTTGACTGAGTTTCGGGAACATTTGGGTGGAAAGTTGACTTTAACACTGCTGCAAGGTATTGGCAAGGGTGTTGAAGTTCATGAGGTTGATTTGTCTTTATATAAACAAGCAATTTTGCAGTTACAGGTGTTTTTTAAAAGTCAATAA
- the eboE gene encoding metabolite traffic protein EboE, whose translation MKLGSNNNFDLTYCTNIHSGEEWDQVFANLKQYIPLLKARVAPGKSFGIGLRLAAVAARELLEREALNEFQSWLTEEGLYVFTLNGFPYGKFHQEVVKDQVYAPNWTQPERLQYTLQLTEILAALLPNHTEGSISTLPLSYKPWYEGNQLVQASVMDSASLQIAEVVAQMVDIRNQQGKLLHLDLEPEPDGLIENADEVINYFQKHLLPIGSTYLVKNLGISQTLAENYLLDHVRICYDTCHFAIEYENPIAVFQKFKAAGIQIGKIQISAALQVKLSEDSEQRRLIEQRLSPFAESTYLHQVIARQKNNRLIHYPDLENALPHLKNTNACEWRIHFHVPIFIRDYHLLQSTQDDITTVLELLRDNQTCTHLEIETYTWEVLPQPIKLNLLASIEREYQWVQTKLLTKQFVSP comes from the coding sequence ATGAAGTTAGGTAGTAATAATAATTTTGATTTAACCTATTGTACTAATATTCATTCGGGGGAAGAATGGGATCAGGTTTTTGCTAATTTAAAGCAGTATATTCCACTTCTAAAAGCTAGAGTTGCACCGGGTAAATCCTTTGGTATTGGGTTACGTTTAGCAGCAGTTGCAGCTAGGGAATTGCTGGAAAGAGAAGCTTTAAATGAGTTTCAGTCGTGGTTAACTGAGGAAGGTTTATATGTGTTTACTTTGAATGGTTTTCCCTATGGTAAATTTCATCAAGAAGTAGTGAAAGACCAAGTTTATGCACCAAATTGGACTCAGCCGGAACGGTTGCAATATACGTTACAACTTACAGAGATTTTGGCAGCATTATTACCCAATCATACAGAGGGGAGTATTTCTACACTGCCTTTATCTTACAAGCCTTGGTATGAAGGAAATCAACTTGTTCAAGCATCAGTAATGGATAGTGCTAGTCTCCAGATAGCGGAAGTAGTCGCGCAAATGGTAGATATCCGTAATCAGCAAGGAAAACTGCTGCATCTAGATTTAGAACCAGAACCAGATGGATTAATTGAAAATGCAGATGAAGTTATTAATTATTTTCAGAAGCATTTATTACCTATTGGTAGCACTTATTTGGTAAAGAATTTAGGAATTTCACAAACACTTGCGGAAAATTATTTATTAGATCATGTGCGGATTTGTTACGATACCTGCCATTTTGCAATTGAGTATGAAAATCCCATTGCAGTTTTCCAGAAATTTAAAGCTGCGGGTATTCAGATTGGTAAAATTCAGATTAGTGCAGCTTTACAGGTCAAATTATCAGAAGATAGCGAACAACGTCGCCTAATAGAACAAAGATTAAGTCCTTTCGCTGAATCAACATATTTACATCAAGTAATTGCGCGTCAAAAAAATAACAGACTAATTCACTATCCCGACTTAGAAAACGCTTTACCACACCTAAAAAATACCAACGCTTGCGAGTGGCGAATTCATTTCCACGTACCCATTTTCATCCGGGATTATCATCTATTGCAGTCTACTCAAGACGACATTACCACCGTACTAGAATTACTGCGAGATAACCAGACCTGCACCCATTTAGAAATTGAAACCTACACCTGGGAAGTCCTCCCCCAACCAATAAAACTAAACCTACTCGCATCAATTGAGCGCGAGTACCAATGGGTACAAACCAAACTATTAACCAAACAATTCGTATCTCCCTAA
- a CDS encoding anthranilate synthase yields the protein MNFDSQSYTTLGGVLVSRSVTEVKMDTALEEILFYINSQRGGLLASSYEYPGRYKRWAIGFVNPPLELTTRENAFTLTALNERGQILLPFLLERLCQSKELQNIKQTNKYISGFIQSSNQLFVEEERSKQPSAFTVVREILHTFSSQEDEHLGLYGAFGYDLVFQFEPVPQTLERPTNQRDLLLYLPDELIVVDYYLQQAFRLQYEFDTAHGITNNLPRNGESIDYRGKRLTPTQISDHHQGEYAKQVELALDYFRRGDLFEVVPGQNFFESCEAPPSKLFNTLKQINPSPYGFIFNLGGEYIIGASPEMFVRVEGRRIETCPISGTITRGQDALDDADQIRQLLNSHKDEAELTMCTDVDRNDKSRICEPGSVQVIGRRQIELYSHLIHTVDHVEGILRPEFDALDAFLTHTWAVTVTGAPKRAAIQFIEQHERSARRWYGGAVGYLNFNGNLNTGLILRTIRLQDSIAEVRVGATVLYDSIPQAEEQETITKAAALFETIRRARQTDEKAEECSYINLSKCIPNVEAGKRILLIDHEDSFVHTLANYIRQTGASVTTLRHGFAESLLDTERPDLVVLSPGPGRPNDFRVSETVAACIERQIPIFGVCLGLQGIVEAFGGKLGVLNYPQHGKSSRIFVTDTSSVKFKDLPKSFAVGRYHSLFALQEHLPEELKVTAISDDNIIMGIEHRTLPIAAVQFHPESIMTLSGEVGLAIIKNVMLAFTEKTIVISH from the coding sequence ATGAATTTTGATTCCCAGTCCTACACAACTCTTGGTGGTGTGCTTGTCTCTCGCTCCGTTACAGAAGTGAAGATGGACACTGCGCTCGAAGAGATTCTCTTCTACATCAATTCTCAGCGTGGAGGCTTGCTGGCTAGCAGCTATGAATATCCAGGAAGATATAAAAGATGGGCAATCGGATTTGTTAATCCACCACTAGAATTGACAACAAGAGAAAACGCTTTTACCCTGACAGCATTGAATGAACGAGGACAAATACTTTTACCATTTCTTTTAGAACGCCTTTGTCAATCAAAAGAACTTCAAAACATCAAACAAACAAATAAATATATCTCTGGATTTATTCAATCCTCCAACCAATTGTTTGTTGAAGAAGAGCGTAGTAAACAACCTTCAGCATTTACAGTTGTCCGGGAAATTCTCCATACTTTCTCTAGTCAAGAAGATGAGCATTTAGGATTGTATGGAGCATTTGGTTATGACTTGGTTTTCCAATTTGAGCCAGTTCCCCAAACCCTAGAACGTCCCACAAATCAGCGAGATTTATTACTTTATCTTCCTGATGAATTGATAGTTGTTGATTATTATCTCCAACAGGCATTTCGACTGCAATATGAGTTTGACACAGCCCACGGGATCACTAATAATCTACCTCGTAACGGTGAATCTATTGATTATCGAGGTAAACGCCTGACCCCAACTCAAATTTCTGATCATCATCAGGGCGAATATGCGAAACAAGTTGAATTAGCGCTCGATTATTTCCGCCGGGGCGACTTATTTGAAGTGGTTCCCGGTCAAAACTTTTTTGAATCCTGTGAAGCGCCTCCCAGTAAACTTTTCAACACTTTAAAACAAATTAATCCTAGTCCTTATGGATTCATTTTTAATTTAGGTGGAGAATACATAATTGGTGCATCTCCAGAGATGTTTGTGCGGGTTGAAGGTAGACGCATAGAAACTTGTCCGATTAGTGGTACTATTACCCGTGGACAAGATGCCCTTGATGATGCTGATCAAATTCGTCAGTTACTCAACTCTCACAAAGATGAAGCTGAGTTGACAATGTGTACAGATGTAGATCGTAATGATAAATCTCGAATTTGTGAACCTGGATCTGTACAAGTTATTGGTCGTCGTCAAATTGAATTATATAGCCATTTGATTCACACTGTAGATCATGTTGAAGGCATACTCAGACCTGAATTTGATGCTTTGGATGCCTTTTTAACTCACACCTGGGCGGTTACAGTTACAGGCGCACCCAAAAGAGCCGCAATTCAATTTATTGAACAGCATGAACGTAGCGCTCGACGTTGGTATGGTGGCGCAGTTGGTTACTTGAATTTCAATGGAAATTTAAATACTGGGTTAATTCTGCGGACAATTCGATTACAAGATTCGATTGCAGAAGTGCGTGTTGGTGCTACTGTTCTTTATGATTCAATTCCACAAGCAGAAGAACAAGAAACAATTACTAAAGCTGCGGCTTTATTTGAAACGATTCGACGGGCTAGACAAACTGATGAAAAAGCCGAGGAATGCAGTTACATAAATTTGAGTAAATGTATTCCTAATGTTGAAGCTGGGAAACGCATTCTATTAATTGACCATGAAGATTCATTTGTTCACACATTAGCTAATTATATTCGCCAAACTGGTGCTAGTGTGACTACATTACGTCACGGCTTTGCAGAATCGCTATTGGATACAGAACGCCCTGATTTAGTTGTTTTGTCTCCTGGGCCTGGTAGACCAAATGATTTTCGAGTTTCCGAGACTGTCGCCGCCTGTATTGAGCGCCAAATCCCGATTTTCGGAGTTTGTTTGGGACTTCAAGGTATTGTGGAAGCTTTTGGCGGTAAATTAGGAGTTCTCAACTATCCCCAACATGGTAAATCTTCGCGAATTTTTGTGACTGATACAAGTTCTGTGAAATTCAAAGATTTACCGAAATCTTTTGCTGTGGGTAGATATCATTCTTTGTTTGCTTTACAGGAACATTTACCAGAAGAACTGAAGGTAACGGCGATTTCTGATGACAATATTATTATGGGTATTGAGCATCGAACTCTTCCTATTGCTGCGGTTCAGTTTCATCCAGAATCAATCATGACTCTTTCGGGCGAGGTGGGTTTGGCAATTATTAAAAACGTCATGCTTGCTTTCACTGAAAAGACCATAGTCATTAGTCATTAG